The following proteins come from a genomic window of Larimichthys crocea isolate SSNF chromosome XV, L_crocea_2.0, whole genome shotgun sequence:
- the itchb gene encoding itchy E3 ubiquitin protein ligase b isoform X1 → MATVAKSGTSNGYPMKAQLQIIVLSAKLKENKKNWFGPSPYVEVTVNGQSKKTEKCNNTHSPKWKQPLTVIVTPFSKLVFRVWSHQTLKSDVLLGMATLDVSDTLKSNDMKISEVVQTLQLCADRDQSDVVGDLSVCLDGMTVDPEMFATAEADHHSKLNGESQPNGEHAIRPSRDSSPAVDSAEHRSSPSGRRSATNTGSPSVSSGGSRPLRPPRPSRPPPPTPRRPTSSPASSSNGSAPADGSDGQSGSDTPVRTPSSAPPPAPDSSPSAGSDRNSTSASSSGAAATRQPTSSVTPAVTPRVPAVNAGPLPPGWEQRVDLNGRLYFVDHVEKRTTWERPEPLPAGWERRVDQMGRVYFVDHITRTTTWQRPTMETVRNYEQWQHQRSQLQGAMQQFNQRFIFGVQDQVSATQNKEFDPLGPLPHGWEKRTDSNGRVYFVHHPTRTTQWEDPRTQGLLNEKPLPEGWEMRFTVDGIPYFVDHNRRTTTYIDPRTGKSSLENGPQITYVRDFKAKVQYFRFWCQQLAMPQHIKINVSRKTLFEDSFQQIMSFNAQDLRRRLWIIFPGEEGLDYGGVAREWFFLLSHEVLNPMYCLFEYAGKDNYCLQINPASYINPDHLKYFKFIGRFIAMALFHGKFIDTGFSLPFYKRILNKPLALKDLESIDPEFYNSLMWIKDNDIEECGLEMFFSVDKEILGEISTHELKPGGGDIQVTEENKEEYIRLVAEWRLSRGVEEQTQAFFEGFNEVLPQQYLQYFDAKELEVMLCGMQEIDLTDWQRNTIYRHYARSSKQIMWFWQFIKEMDNEKRMRLLQFVTGTCRLPVGGFADLMGSNGPQKFCIEKVGKENWLPRSHTCFNRLDLPPYKSYEQLKEKLMFAIEETEGFGQE, encoded by the exons ATGGCCACTGTCGCCAAGTCGGGCACTTCCAACGGTTACCCTATGAAAGCACAGCTACAAATCATTG tgCTATCAGCAAAACTaaaagagaacaagaaaaactgGTTTGGTCCCAGTCCCTATGTGGAAGTGACAGTGAATGGCCAGTccaagaaaacagagaaatgcaACAACACCCACAGCCCCAAATGGAAACAGCCGCTCACTGT GATCGTGACACCGTTCAGCAAACTGGTGTTTCGAGTGTGGAGCCACCAGACCCTCAAGTCAGACGTGCTGCTGGGCATGGCCACGCTGGACGTCAGCGACACGCTCAAGTCCAACGACATGAAAA TCTCTGAAGTGGTGCAGACCTTACAGCTGTGCGCAGACAGAGACCAGTCCGATGTGGTCGGAgatctctctgtctgcctggaCGGCATGACCGTCGACCCCGAGATGTTTGCCACGGCTGAGGCCGACCATCACA gtaAATTAAACGGGGAATCACAACCAAATGGGGAACATGCCATAAG ACCGAGTCGGGACAGCTCTCCAGCTGTGGACAGTGCAGAGCACAGGTCTTCTCCCAGTGGCCGGAGGTCAGCGACCAACACAGGGTCTCCCTCTGTGTCATCAGGTGGCTCGAGGCCTCTTCGACCACCCAGGCCCTccagacctcctcctccaacccCCCGCAGACCCACCTCTTCACCAG CATCTTCCAGCAACGGCTCTGCACCAGCCGATGGCAGCGATGGTCAGTCGGGTTCTGATACACCAGTGCGAACACCATCCTCTGCACCCCCACCAGCCCCAGACTCAAGTCCATCAGCAGGCTCAGACAGGAACTCCACATCAGCCTCCAGCTCTGGAGCTGCAGCAACCAGACAGCCAACCAGCAGCGTCACCCCTGCTGTCACTCCCAGGGTCCCCGCTGTGAACGCTGGACCGTTGCCCCCTGG TTGGGAGCAGAGGGTGGATCTGAATGGCAGGCTGTATTTCGTCGATCATGTGGAAAAGAGGACAACGTGGGAACGCCCTGAACCACTGCCTGCTGG CTGGGAGCGTCGTGTCGACCAGATGGGGCGGGTCTACTTTGTCGATCACATCACGCGAACCACCACATGGCAACGGCCCACAATGGAGACGGTGCGTAATTACGAGCAGTGGCAGCACCAGCGCAGCCAGCTACAGGGCGCCATGCAGCAGTTCAACCAGAGGTTCATATTCGGG GTACAAGACCAGGTCTCAGCCACTCAGAATAAGGAATTTGATCCTCTAGGGCCTCTGCCACATGGATGGG AGAAGAGAACGGACTCGAATGGCAGAGTTTATTTTGTACATCACCCTACACGGACAACACAGTGGGAGGACCCACGAACACAggg GTTGCTGAACGAGAAACCACTTCCAGAGGGCTGGGAGATGAGGTTCACTGTAGATGGCATTCCGTACTTCGTAGATCACAACAGGAGAACGACCACCTACATTGACCCTCGCACTGGAAAATCCTCACT TGAAAATGGACCTCAGATCACTTATGTTCGAGACTTCAAGGCCAAAGTGCAATACTTCAGATTCTGGTGCCAG CAACTGGCAATGCCTCAACACATTAAGATCAACGTATCCAGAAAAACCCTGTTTGAAGACTCCTTCCAGCAG ATAATGAGCTTCAACGCTCAAGATCTGAGAAGGAGACTATGGATAATCTTCCCTGGAGAAGAAGGCCTCGACTACGGAGGCGTTGCAAG GGAGTGGTTCTTCCTGCTGTCCCATGAGGTTTTGAACCCAATGTACTGCCTGTTTGAATATGCCGGTAAAGATAACTACTGTCTCCAGATCAACCCTGCCTCCTACATCAACCCTGACCACCTCAAGTATTTCAAGTTCATAGGACGCTTCATCGCCATG gcTCTTTTCCACGGCAAGTTCATCGACACTGGTTTCTCGCTGCCATTTTACAAGCGTATCCTGAACAAGCCTTTGGCCCTCAAAGATCTGGAGTCAATAGACCCAGAGTTCTACAACTCCCTCATGTGGATCAA GGATAACGACATCGAGGAGTGCGGGCTGGAGATGTTCTTCTCCGTTGACAAAGAGATCCTGGGGGAAATCTCCACTCATGAGCTGAAACCAGGGGGAGGAGACATACAAGTCACAGAGGAGAACAAGGAGGAGTATATCAG GCTGGTAGCAGAGTGGAGGCTGTCCAGAGGAGTGGAAGAGCAGACACAGGCTTTCTTTGAAGGCTTCAACGAGGTCCTCCCTCAGCAGTACCTGCAGTACTTTGACGCTAAAGAACTCGAG GTGATGCTGTGCGGCATGCAGGAGATCGACCTCACAGACTGGCAAAGAAACACCATCTACAGACACTATGCTCGAAGCAGCAAACAGATCATGTGGTTCTGGCAG TTTATAAAGGAGATGGACAATGAGAAGAGGATGAggctgctgcagtttgtcaccGGGACCTGTCGCCTGCCTGTAGGAGGCTTTGCCGACCTCATGG GAAGCAACGGTCCCCAGAAGTTCTGTATTGAGAAGGTGGGAAAAGAAAACTGGCTTCCTAGAAGTCACACATG
- the itchb gene encoding itchy E3 ubiquitin protein ligase b isoform X2 → MATLDVSDTLKSNDMKISEVVQTLQLCADRDQSDVVGDLSVCLDGMTVDPEMFATAEADHHSKLNGESQPNGEHAIRPSRDSSPAVDSAEHRSSPSGRRSATNTGSPSVSSGGSRPLRPPRPSRPPPPTPRRPTSSPASSSNGSAPADGSDGQSGSDTPVRTPSSAPPPAPDSSPSAGSDRNSTSASSSGAAATRQPTSSVTPAVTPRVPAVNAGPLPPGWEQRVDLNGRLYFVDHVEKRTTWERPEPLPAGWERRVDQMGRVYFVDHITRTTTWQRPTMETVRNYEQWQHQRSQLQGAMQQFNQRFIFGVQDQVSATQNKEFDPLGPLPHGWEKRTDSNGRVYFVHHPTRTTQWEDPRTQGLLNEKPLPEGWEMRFTVDGIPYFVDHNRRTTTYIDPRTGKSSLENGPQITYVRDFKAKVQYFRFWCQQLAMPQHIKINVSRKTLFEDSFQQIMSFNAQDLRRRLWIIFPGEEGLDYGGVAREWFFLLSHEVLNPMYCLFEYAGKDNYCLQINPASYINPDHLKYFKFIGRFIAMALFHGKFIDTGFSLPFYKRILNKPLALKDLESIDPEFYNSLMWIKDNDIEECGLEMFFSVDKEILGEISTHELKPGGGDIQVTEENKEEYIRLVAEWRLSRGVEEQTQAFFEGFNEVLPQQYLQYFDAKELEVMLCGMQEIDLTDWQRNTIYRHYARSSKQIMWFWQFIKEMDNEKRMRLLQFVTGTCRLPVGGFADLMGSNGPQKFCIEKVGKENWLPRSHTCFNRLDLPPYKSYEQLKEKLMFAIEETEGFGQE, encoded by the exons ATGGCCACGCTGGACGTCAGCGACACGCTCAAGTCCAACGACATGAAAA TCTCTGAAGTGGTGCAGACCTTACAGCTGTGCGCAGACAGAGACCAGTCCGATGTGGTCGGAgatctctctgtctgcctggaCGGCATGACCGTCGACCCCGAGATGTTTGCCACGGCTGAGGCCGACCATCACA gtaAATTAAACGGGGAATCACAACCAAATGGGGAACATGCCATAAG ACCGAGTCGGGACAGCTCTCCAGCTGTGGACAGTGCAGAGCACAGGTCTTCTCCCAGTGGCCGGAGGTCAGCGACCAACACAGGGTCTCCCTCTGTGTCATCAGGTGGCTCGAGGCCTCTTCGACCACCCAGGCCCTccagacctcctcctccaacccCCCGCAGACCCACCTCTTCACCAG CATCTTCCAGCAACGGCTCTGCACCAGCCGATGGCAGCGATGGTCAGTCGGGTTCTGATACACCAGTGCGAACACCATCCTCTGCACCCCCACCAGCCCCAGACTCAAGTCCATCAGCAGGCTCAGACAGGAACTCCACATCAGCCTCCAGCTCTGGAGCTGCAGCAACCAGACAGCCAACCAGCAGCGTCACCCCTGCTGTCACTCCCAGGGTCCCCGCTGTGAACGCTGGACCGTTGCCCCCTGG TTGGGAGCAGAGGGTGGATCTGAATGGCAGGCTGTATTTCGTCGATCATGTGGAAAAGAGGACAACGTGGGAACGCCCTGAACCACTGCCTGCTGG CTGGGAGCGTCGTGTCGACCAGATGGGGCGGGTCTACTTTGTCGATCACATCACGCGAACCACCACATGGCAACGGCCCACAATGGAGACGGTGCGTAATTACGAGCAGTGGCAGCACCAGCGCAGCCAGCTACAGGGCGCCATGCAGCAGTTCAACCAGAGGTTCATATTCGGG GTACAAGACCAGGTCTCAGCCACTCAGAATAAGGAATTTGATCCTCTAGGGCCTCTGCCACATGGATGGG AGAAGAGAACGGACTCGAATGGCAGAGTTTATTTTGTACATCACCCTACACGGACAACACAGTGGGAGGACCCACGAACACAggg GTTGCTGAACGAGAAACCACTTCCAGAGGGCTGGGAGATGAGGTTCACTGTAGATGGCATTCCGTACTTCGTAGATCACAACAGGAGAACGACCACCTACATTGACCCTCGCACTGGAAAATCCTCACT TGAAAATGGACCTCAGATCACTTATGTTCGAGACTTCAAGGCCAAAGTGCAATACTTCAGATTCTGGTGCCAG CAACTGGCAATGCCTCAACACATTAAGATCAACGTATCCAGAAAAACCCTGTTTGAAGACTCCTTCCAGCAG ATAATGAGCTTCAACGCTCAAGATCTGAGAAGGAGACTATGGATAATCTTCCCTGGAGAAGAAGGCCTCGACTACGGAGGCGTTGCAAG GGAGTGGTTCTTCCTGCTGTCCCATGAGGTTTTGAACCCAATGTACTGCCTGTTTGAATATGCCGGTAAAGATAACTACTGTCTCCAGATCAACCCTGCCTCCTACATCAACCCTGACCACCTCAAGTATTTCAAGTTCATAGGACGCTTCATCGCCATG gcTCTTTTCCACGGCAAGTTCATCGACACTGGTTTCTCGCTGCCATTTTACAAGCGTATCCTGAACAAGCCTTTGGCCCTCAAAGATCTGGAGTCAATAGACCCAGAGTTCTACAACTCCCTCATGTGGATCAA GGATAACGACATCGAGGAGTGCGGGCTGGAGATGTTCTTCTCCGTTGACAAAGAGATCCTGGGGGAAATCTCCACTCATGAGCTGAAACCAGGGGGAGGAGACATACAAGTCACAGAGGAGAACAAGGAGGAGTATATCAG GCTGGTAGCAGAGTGGAGGCTGTCCAGAGGAGTGGAAGAGCAGACACAGGCTTTCTTTGAAGGCTTCAACGAGGTCCTCCCTCAGCAGTACCTGCAGTACTTTGACGCTAAAGAACTCGAG GTGATGCTGTGCGGCATGCAGGAGATCGACCTCACAGACTGGCAAAGAAACACCATCTACAGACACTATGCTCGAAGCAGCAAACAGATCATGTGGTTCTGGCAG TTTATAAAGGAGATGGACAATGAGAAGAGGATGAggctgctgcagtttgtcaccGGGACCTGTCGCCTGCCTGTAGGAGGCTTTGCCGACCTCATGG GAAGCAACGGTCCCCAGAAGTTCTGTATTGAGAAGGTGGGAAAAGAAAACTGGCTTCCTAGAAGTCACACATG